The region CCAGGACGGTAAGGAAGATCACCTGTGCAAATAGCACTGGCTTTCCTAGCTAAACAGTTTTCTTTCCAAGACAGCACAACTTTTCAAGCAgaataaacacaccacacacaggacTGAGGTTGTGGCTCATGGTGTTGGCATGTGCAGGGCTCTAAGTTCAATtcagataaaacacacacacacacacacacacacacacacacacacaccaatagtgAAAAAGTTGGCGTACTCACTTGATTAATAGTTCCGGGTTTAATTCATAAGAGAAAAGCATGTTGATTTTATGTAACTGTTGAGATAAAACCCAAATTGGCGGACAGGCACCAATGGCGGCTCACGTTCTTAAATACAGGAAGCAGATTACTCTTGTATGATGGGtcactttctctcatttttcatCTGCAGTTaagaagaataggaagaaaaggaggagaaggaaacctTCTTGAACGTGACTAAATTTAGGTTTTCCACTTCTGACAAGTCCAGCAAGGTTTCTTCACTGACATCTTTCTTTAAGTTCATTATCTAGTAGTGATATTTCTCCTTATGAATTCAGCATCGTTCACTCAAGTTCTGAAGGAAACTGTCTCGTGGGATGAATAAAACACAGGCATGATTTGGAGGCCACACTGTAATTCTCTTTTACTTCCTTCATGTTCATTTGACAGGATAGCAAGCATTTAATAcctgttttcatatattttattgcaGCTAACTACTTAATATAACAAGCTTAGAGCAATTTTATAGACAGGAAGGTGAAGTATAAGGCTTTATTTGAAGTCCATGGCTCTATCCAGTAACATGTGCATTTTCTTACCTGTTACAGATTTGTTTGATAATATTTGATAAAGtgaaaaatgtgattttaaaaagaaatgaacaggaaTATTTGTAGCTTTTATCTAGATAAATACTTCTCATTCGTTTCTACTTTCCCCTTTTTTTCACCTTAGTTTCACTGAAAGGcaaacctgttttattttattgtggtccTAATGAAATTCAATGccaattctaaaacatttttttcttattttgtttttgagacatggcttcttTGTATCGTTTTGgaaactctcctggaactcactttgtagaccaggctggccaagaactcacagagatctgcctccatctgcctctgcctctgcctcttaagtgctgagattaaaggcgtgtgcccttaaaacaatttttatatatgagGCAGCAAACCTTTAAAGCAGTGTTCCCTCCTCCATGAGTTACTACTCTCAGGTACCCATTGAATACTTAACTTATGACTAATCTGATTTGACATATGCTGTGTGGAACACAATGGACAATATCTCATTTACTACATGCCTAAATGACAACCCATTGCATTAACCAAAAAACTGTGAAAATTACTGTCACgtgcttatttataaaatattttattttgcgtTTTTGATTgtgatgattttattatttaggaATTTCAAGAGACTtttcaaaagatttctttttactgttatttatctgtgtgttttaCTTAGTTTGTGAGTGGGTAACcatacagaatggaagaaggCAACAGATCCCTTGGCACTGGAGATACAAGAGGGTTGAGACACCCAACaaaggtgctgggacccaaactctgatcttctggaagaagagcaagtattcttaactactTAACTAACCATCTAATCCCTGTAATGCGTTCTTGATTAATTGTTCGCTTATAAGAATGTGTTCTTTATCTCACCTTATTAGTTTGAGTTTAGatattatttttcagatattgGGATAGCAGCACCTGCTTTTTTCCTGGTTCCATTTGCTTGGAACagtttactctatttttttttttttgccctgtaAGGTGCTGCCTGTTTTAAGATGAAGTTTTGGTAGCTAACAGAAAACCAAGGACTTTGTTTCTGAATTCATTGGAGCAAAGTTTTTTTTGATGAATAAATACTTATTGAAAGGTGTGTGTCCTTTGCTAtctttttgttctctgtgtgtgttcatagccctattttgtttttcagtaattATAGCTTCATTTGTTTTCAGCCTATGTCCTCATGGCTACACTTAGTACTCTTTTCAGTTGGAAGTATCTCGTACAGTATTTTCTGCAGGATTTGTTTAGTGGACACGAATTCTTTTAGCTGGTTTGTATTGTgggacattttttcttcttcaactcTAGAAGGTAGTTTTGCTTGGTCAAGTGAGCTGGGTTGGTATCTGTGGTCTCAGATCATGGATAACATTGCTTCAGGCTTTTCTGACTTGTAacttttccactgagaagtcagtggATGTTATTTTTATATCAGTGATTGGGATGGGTTCTCCTCTATGAAACcagtggtttttaaatttattagtttcgtttgttttattttaaaaatattatgctcTATCTGCATTTACAACTTtctaccagaagagggcaccagattccacTATAGAGGATcatgagccattatgtggttgctgggaattgaactcaggacctctggatgagcagtcagtgctcttaactgctgagccatgtctccagttctcccattattttaattaatacatatcATTTTAccccttccctttttctcatttgaaccctcctatatacccctgatttcttttaaattcatgtcctttttttcttaattcctgttaatatatttgacaaattttcctgtgaagcaggaaattttgtaGAACTGTTCTACCTTGTCTTCGCAAAGCTTAGCAGTCAcctttcttgtgtcctgctggtTCAGTTTGGACAGTAACTGTCAGCAACTGAGGATAAGCGAATTTTCTTTGTTCACATGGCTAGCTTTTgtcatgaagaaaacaaacattatatggaattttttcaatgcccatcatatTCACTGTCATgaaatgctttatatttttaacatatattaaatgtcatattctgtaggtctttgaaatgtttgaagaccatctatcaaaatatatctttatatgacCTTGAGAACATACTgaataagcttgactattatggatgactatctatctgtatttcttaattattcattgcatttttaatgagatgcataagcacaataccttaaataagagtagaaatatacatacagtataacaaaaataacttcaaatttgtatcaataaaccaaatttCATACCAGTGTAAACTATTTAAGATGAATAGTTGTTTTGGATTAAAGTCAAttaaataatctacccttttatcctattatttctatattcccacttttctgttcagaaaagatctctgaatctaatcgcctttgttcagcttttctcCTGACTGTTACCAATACCATCTTGTAACCAACTCccttaaattataataaatatccataagccatcttttgggaatgtgggcatagtacaATAGTACACAGTACAATACGTGCTGTTATCATTGGGAGATCctgagaaaatttaagattatggtcaagtcccgGCTAGAGTATTCTGTGAATTTatatcatctcagccagcagccttgaaactGTCCTGGATGTGGGATTCTGAGGAGACTGTAACAGAGGCATTTTGAAATGCTGAAACACCTGGGGTCAtctgtttttattgatgtgtGACACCTAGCTGTGAAAATACATAAACCTTTAAAGGTTTCAAACATTATATCTGAACAGATACAAGTATAGACAGTGTATTATACGTAAGTCAgccaaagatttttttgttttatgtttgagcaggtaaaatatatatcatatatgtctTGTAcctcttttaggtttatttcctTACGTATGCAGTCatatttttcagggggtcttctgctatcaaacataattttcttaacctggaatgaatccatagcctctcattccTGTGGAAATGAAAGCATGAACTCTCCCACAAAGTAACATAAattttgacttatattttgaagtcaatatattttttaaatgtataggtTTTTTTGAATCTAGCAGGTTTTATAGTCCAGTGTCTCTTAGCAGCTGAAAATATTAAAGATAGTCCAATAACATACGGGATCCTGACTTTCTGTGTATCTctcatctttatgtagcttattcTATTCATATTGTTCTATTCCTTTTAAAAGAACTTTCTCTAcccgttttcttttctcttcccaagtatatttttaacacattgtaacccatttagaagtttttatcatctgcatctgtctttactgtttatctataaccttttctgtctgcatgagtaAAACCCCAAACCTGCCAAGGAGAATGCTACCAGATATCGTGCTGGTAGTTTAAGTCTGCAGGCAGCAGCTGGGAGACTCTTCTCTGAACTGCAGCCTTTGTGAGAGTCTGCAGGAACCCACCATGCAGCATAGCTCATGGCAGTTGGCAGCTGGCTCCAGGTCACAGGCAGCTGTTGGGAGTTGTGTCTCTGCATCGCAGCTGGTATGAGGCTGTGAACTAGGAAGCTGTGTTTGGGTCCATATTTGTGtctttagaaacattttaaagctcTTTAAGGTCTTATGTGGATTTATGCCAGACAGTGGGCATCATTTGTAGGTAGAGATTTCCTGTCTCATCGCTAGTTTCAAATAaaactcagaggcttaatataaattacaaattcTCAGCCagtaactcaggcttattactaactagttcttacattttaagttaatgcACATTCCTTATTTATACATTCCCCGTGTGGCAGTATATTTATTAACATAGCACATTGATCTGCTCcatctgcatctggctggcaactccagactctgcccttcttctacttcttcccaaCATTTTGAATTTGGCATTTCTGGCTAACTTTATCCGGTTCAGCTgtagtcagcttgtttattaaataaatcacagcaacaaatcttcacagtataTAAAAGGATATTTCCACAGCAGCACGCATAACATTCATAATAGCTTTTAGATAATGAGGGGGAAAACTGAAAAGGACAATAGAAAATTGAAAGAATACCCATGCTCATGACTTTGCAGAGTTAAAATGATGACTATATCACTGAAAGCTACATATATACGATATATaatttgtgcatatatgtagtataaacagtcctggctgccctagaacttactttgtagaaaaagctggcttctaactcacagaggaccaccagcctctgcctcccgaatgctgggattaaaggcgtgcactaccacatcCAGATGAAAGGAATATTATGAAGATATAATAAATCACTGTGTATCCTTAAAGAGAGGACCATGTAAACAACACGTTGCATGGAAGGACTCATCTTCGGGACCCAGCAGGGTAGCTTCACATGTAATCTCGGTAGTTGTGACAAATGCACAAAACCTGCTCAAGCCCAGGCCAGACCAATTTCCAGCACAAGAGGGGCATCCAGCAAACAATTCTCCCATTAGCCATGGGGTGTTTGGAATTTGCTAGCTGCTAGGTAAAGAAGACACACTTTGTTCTTAGAGTATATGTAGACCCTGGAAAACTGGTGAGTGGAGGACCACACAGCCAAAAATGTTTGGGCAGCAATATTTGAAGTGAGTCTTGAAGtgttaaaagaattaaaaggcaccAGGGTGGATGGGCAAGAAGAGGGGTGGATCTGAATGAGTTCAGGAAGGATGAATATGATCCAAAAACATTGAAACAAACTTGAGATGctcaaagagctaataaaaaattaaaataaatttaaggatGCCTCAAACAAGCCATAAGGATCcttattctattattttgtgcTTTATTTAAATTTCCATACAATATTAGCTGGatgtggcggtgcacgcctttaatcccagcatccacagggtaGAGGCTGGTGGACCTCAGTGTGTTTAAGATCAGGTGGTCTTcaaagtaagttctaggtcagccaggactgtttatactacatatatgtgtatattatatatcatatatatgtagtttataccacatacatgcatatattatattatatatatcataaattatGTACTACACATAGACATATtttctatatcatatatatgtaatttaaatgaAGTTACATCAATTGGGGTGACAATGCTCTCCTCAAAAATTCcttaattatccaataaaaatcCCAGTGCCTTGTGTGGTAGAcctccttttgagttgttggtcagtgcAGTCCAAGAGACCCCTAAAACAATATAGACCCTTGCCCTTAATGCCCTccagaaaaagaagacaaggcCCTGTTGCTGAAAACACAAAGCACTTCAAATACAGGATCTGAAAGAATCAATCTGGATCCCACCTCAAAGCTGCTCTCCTGAAGGCTAGATCTCATAGTATCAGAAAGAGCCATACAAGCTGCCAAGAGCAAAAGGCCATCAGTAGTCCTGTCCATTGCTATTGTCTTTGAGGTACAACACAAATGCAGCTTGGCAAGAGATTCTGAAAGGTGCAATAGCAGCACTTATACCCCAAGGGGAGCCAACAGCTACCTAAGTAGACTTCAGACCCACTCAGTGGGAAGGAATCCATGCCTGGCACTACTAACCAACTGTCTGGTGAGGCCATGAAGCCTAGAGGAGAATTTGCTACTCCTGTCATTTTCTTACAGCAGTGCAATCTCTACCCGAATGGATCTTGTATCCACAGATAAAGGTAGCTTTCATCCCTAGTCAAACAATCTTCCTCGCTTTTCAGCAGATGGAAatcattatagaaaaccacaaccagtaCAAATGCAGAGGTGAACTGACTGTGAAGTGTCGGCTTCCAATTAATACACTGACAACACAGCCCTACACGTAAGGCTCAGGGAATGtctcagaaagggagagagacacaaagattATAAGAGTCATAGGATCAAGACAGTCTCAAAAAAGGATGAAAGTGGGGTGGGGTAGGCAATAGGGGTGAATCTGGGAAGAGTACAGAGGGGACTGTAGGATAAATATGATTAAGATATGTCATATGAActtcctaaataattaatagaaatgggatgtaattatttaaaagtatagAAATATTAATCACCATTTTAATTATTGAGTGACAAATAATTTGTAAAGGAATTGAAATAAACTTTAATGTACATTCTAACACAAACTTTGAGATAAATTTAGAAATGCAAAACTGTTTTTCCAattgcaattttaaaatatataaaatgaagattttaatcataaaagaaataaatgtacaaGCATATTAAAACCACAGAGGTTGtcagaaatatatttgaaatcatTTAGAAGAATGAAGAAGTGGAGAATATTACATTCTTGGCACGAAAAGTCAATATTTCAGACATGATTATAAAGtgaatttattatcattttaaaaaacaatattttgtagctggatagtggtggtgcatgcatttaatcccagaatcagaggcagaagcaagctaaTCTCTCTGTGAGCCCAagatcaccctggtctacagagtgaattccaagactcCAAGACTattctgagaaaccctgtcttgaaaatccaaataatagtaataatgatattTCTTGTAATTGTAATTGTAATTGTGGGTGTTTGGTCTCCTCCTATGTCTGGGTACCACGCGCATGCaatgcccatgaaggccagaagagggtgcagatCTACTGGGGTTAGAGTTCCTGACAGTTGGGAGctaccttctgggtgctgggacttgatcAGAGACCTCAGAAGAGCAGCTGGGTTCTCTCAAACtggagctacctctccagcccatgaatttGTAGTCTTACAAAatactctaattttaaaaatatatatgtaaagcttgccaggcagtggtaacacatgcctttaatactagcacttgggaggcagaggcaggcagatctctgtgagtctgaggacaggctgatcttcaagAGCTAGGACAAGAACATGCTCCAAAGCTTCAAAGAAAtcctgtatgaaaaaaattacacacacacacacacacacacacacacacatacaacaacaacaacaacaacaggtgAACATTACAATCAATTTTGACGAAAGAGAACACTAACAATTCAACTCCATTTAGGCAATATTGGCCTCCCAAGAGTCCAGTGCTTGCCCTCCATAGGACTTAATTCCTTTCTAAGTAAATGCGTTTATTGTGTTTGAATTTAAAGTGCTTgtggaaattgttttttttttccttttgtggaaaTGCATGATACAAACTTTAGCTATCTCTGGGAACTTGAGAGCCTAAAATACTCTCTGGACTACAGAAGAAGCTTCCCTGACTTAGGAACCTTCATACTGGGCAACTATATTTTAGCTGGCAACCATAGAATCAAGAGGATAGGGTTTGGCCaggagagagatagctcagtggctaagaacacttgcttctcttccagaggaccctggttctgctcccagcactgaCTTGCCTGCTCCTAAATGAGGTTAACACCAGTTCTAGCAGGAACACTAAGCCCTCTTTTGATCCCAGGAGGGTCCAGCACTCGTGGCATACACTGGCACAGACAGCTTTAaaacaggaggggagaggagggtagGACCGACTTTAACATAAAGAGAGCCCTGTTTTTGGaaggacagaaacaaacaaaggatGGTGTTTGCTAGAAAGGGTAGATTTTCAGTCCTTCACTGGATGGTGGCCATGGCAACCTTCTCTTTTCAACAGGTCATCTTAAAGCTAAGTGGTGACAAACCCGTTTATTAGCCTTCCTAAGCCCCGCCCCTACCAGCTGTGACACGGGTACTTCTATCTAGTCCCCGGATGTGAGAAGAGCCTGGCGGGTCGGCCTCCACCTTGTGTGGCCTCCTCTCCTCTCGTGTCCCGGCTACTTCGATGGGACCCCCTCAGGTACCATCACAGATTTTGTCCTCTCACCAACTGTCTCTTCCAAAGCCCCGTCTCCTCTAACGCCCCTGTCGACTGTCTTTTGGGGCCAGCAACTTCCTGTTTGTCCTGTCATCATCGTCCGTAGTCATCTAGCATCGTCCTGGCCATTGCGGTCCGAGTAGCCATTGTTGTCCTTAACTGAACCCATTCAAGGCCTTGGTGAGGGATCTAATAGGTCATGTCTGCCACAGGGGATCAAGATCCAACCAGAGAGACCCGAGATGACCCGGTAGCCCTTGAGGGAGAGTGGCTACAAGAAGCTGCAGGGGGCAGCGAGATAGGCCACGAGTCCGGCCTCAATGGGGCCTCGGCCACTCCTGCCATTGAAGAGATGATGGCCGTTCATCCTAGGGGGATGGACAATGCTGGGCCTGAAAGAAACCAGGAAGAAGGGGGTGacaggagagagagctcagatgCTGAGGAAGACTCAGATATTGAACCTGTTGacgaggagggaggagaggaggagatggaaaatctaGGAGATCGAGAAGCGGTGGAGGACCATCGATTCCCAATGGCTGCCTTCCGATTCATCTTTCTGGACGTGATCCATGCCATTCTCAACCGTGTCTATTACAACGACCATGCCTCGATGGGGAACCCTCGTGAAAACGACGGAGCGATAGAAACACCTGGCCCTTCTGCTTCTGGCCACTCAAGTGAGGTCCAAGTTCCATCGGGGCCCCTTCCATCCACAGTGACGGCCGCAGGGTATGGCTGCCAGGCCCCATACACTGCAGGTCGGGCCCGAAGCCTGCCAGAAATTATCTCAACGTTTCCGGAGCTGGAGGAGCCTCCAGACTTCGAGGAAGAAGCAGATCATTACCTGCCAGAGCCACATCTTTGCATGAGAGAGCCAGCAGTTAGGGCAGCAGCCAAGGAGCAAGCAGGAGAAGAGATGGCAGCACAGGCGGCGACAACAGAAGAGCCAAAAAGGGAAGTCATCGAGCAAGCCATGACCTCAGAGGGTAAGGAAACAAGCTCTAGGGGCCTAGATGAGGAGATTGGTGCTGGGCAGCGGTTGGGAGGCAGGAAATAAGGACAAAGATTGTCACTgagagggaggctgaggccagggcTTCTCTGGGTGCAACAATTGACTCTGCTCAGTGCTGGCCTCTAGTGGGCAAACTCATGGCTGGGCGGGAAATGCCTCTAAGGTCAAAAGGTTCTGGTTAAAAAATTGGttcatttgatttgcatttccctgatagctagggaggttgagcatgaccttaagtgtcttttggccattcgaacttcttcaatcaccttcctggacctggggggagttgggaggaccttggtcttagcatagagtggggaaccctgatggctccttggccttgagagggagggaggggaggtatgcctggaggggaggggagggaagggggagaaggaagggagggaggggagaggaggagggaaggagatggaaatttttaaatataaaaaaaagagataaaaaaaagaaccacaaattgaatatctatctatatgtatatgtatgtatatatatatatatatatatatacacacacacacagatagatagatggatagatagatagagtcaatgtttgtttttgttattattaagaaatattacaaaagaaaatattttaaatttgtagctATGCTTTTTTTTAGCACAGAAGAATAAAACTTAGGCTTTCTGTTGCTcgccttcctggacttaggggcagctgggaggaccttggacttaacatagtgaagggaaccctgatggctctttttcttggagaggggtggattgggggtatgggtggaagggaggggagggaaggggaggaggaggggaggagatggaaattttttataagaaaataaagaattaaaaaaaaatattggttcatgcagggcagtggtggggaAAGCcttgactcccagcactcaggaggcggcagggggatctctgtgatcGAGGCCAGTCTCTAACAACCTTTATAAGTTTTtgatttgagacagtctcatgtaccctagattggccttgagctcactatgtagccatgatCTCCAAAAGACAGCTTGGGAGCTAATAGAAGGGACATCTACAGTCAAAGAACAAGCAAATGGTGTTCCTCATTTTGTTTATGGCTTTAAAAGGTGTCAAGGCTCTTAGGAGTTTTATGCTCTGCATGGATGAACTAGTTTTTGAGCACTTGCTGGGGAAGGGAGTGTTAGTATTCACGGCTTGAGAAAAATTTACCAAGAAATTCGTACTTGAGGCAAACAGGTATCTTCCTGCCGAGGTCCTGCCCAAGGTGTAATGGATGCAATGGGGACCAAtgcttctgatgtcttcttcaaaggAGAAGAAGTGAACATCATTGCTTGGGAtatctgctgggaaagggaaagaaatgtcaCTGTGGGAATGAGCAGGTGGCAGAAGTGTGAAGATTAGGGAAGGGGTAGCGTGAACAGAAAGAAGGTACCTAATTACTGGTTTTTTAGTTACTCATGTTCTTTATCCTGAGAGTAGATGTGGCTGGCACTATTGGTTGGGAATTAGGATACTTTTTTTCACTCTGGTTTTAAATGATCTTTACTAAATAAACAGGCGAATACCATTGTAATCCCTGGAATGACAATCACGACATctttgaggaggaggaagaaaaaggagaagaacagaAGAACCAAGAACAATGTGATGATGTCAGCCCAGATCCAGCAGACTGCAGCACCGGAAAATCCAGGTTCCTGTGGTGATTTTTGAGTATCCATCACCATCCCTGCAGTCCCTTTTCAGTTGTGCCGCCTCGTTTTAAATTCTAATTCATTAATCGGGGAAACTTTACTTTGAATTCAAACAAAATTCAATTTAACTGTTTTAGAATGAGACGAAATCGCCATATACTTGCTAATCTGAAATGTAGTGTGTACTTGGTGGGATTCCTGGGTTACTCTGAGGTCATTTGTCCATCAGTGTAAGACTAATAACAAGTAGTAAAGGTATTAGACTTAACACCCGTATCAAATGCAGACCAATATCTCTAGAGAGAACAACTGTCAGAATAACGGTGGTGGTGGCTGGGTTGGGCACTAGCTGAGTCCTCAGTGCCTGGCCACAGTTATGCAGTCCCCTCCTACAGACAA is a window of Arvicola amphibius chromosome X, mArvAmp1.2, whole genome shotgun sequence DNA encoding:
- the LOC119804447 gene encoding cancer/testis antigen 47A-like encodes the protein MSATGDQDPTRETRDDPVALEGEWLQEAAGGSEIGHESGLNGASATPAIEEMMAVHPRGMDNAGPERNQEEGGDRRESSDAEEDSDIEPVDEEGGEEEMENLGDREAVEDHRFPMAAFRFIFLDVIHAILNRVYYNDHASMGNPRENDGAIETPGPSASGHSSEVQVPSGPLPSTVTAAGYGCQAPYTAGRARSLPEIISTFPELEEPPDFEEEADHYLPEPHLCMREPAVRAAAKEQAGEEMAAQAATTEEPKREVIEQAMTSEGKETSSRGLDEEIGAGQRLGGRK